A stretch of Enterobacter cloacae complex sp. ECNIH7 DNA encodes these proteins:
- the osmW gene encoding osmoprotectant ABC transporter permease OsmW: METIHYILDNWDYLLTLTLQHLWLVALAVGLAIIIGVPLGILIVRHRWLATPVLGIATIVLTIPSIALFGLMIPLFSLIGQGIGALPAITAVFLYSLLPIVRNTHTALDSLPPGLREAGRGIGMTFWQRLRWVEIPMALPVIFGGIRTAVVMNIGVMAIAAVIGAGGLGLLLLNGIGGSDIRMLIAGALMICLLAIVLDWLLHRLQVVLTPKGIR, encoded by the coding sequence ATGGAGACGATTCACTACATTCTGGACAACTGGGATTACCTCTTAACCCTCACCCTTCAGCACCTGTGGCTGGTGGCGCTGGCCGTAGGTTTAGCCATCATCATCGGCGTACCGCTGGGGATTCTGATTGTCCGCCACAGGTGGCTGGCGACGCCGGTGCTGGGGATAGCCACTATCGTGCTGACCATTCCGTCCATTGCCCTGTTTGGGCTGATGATCCCGCTGTTTTCGCTGATCGGTCAGGGAATTGGCGCCCTGCCCGCGATTACGGCGGTGTTTCTCTACTCGCTGCTGCCGATTGTGCGTAACACCCATACGGCGCTCGACAGCCTGCCGCCGGGCCTGCGCGAAGCCGGACGCGGTATCGGCATGACCTTCTGGCAGCGGCTGCGCTGGGTTGAGATCCCGATGGCACTGCCGGTGATTTTCGGCGGCATCCGCACCGCCGTGGTGATGAATATCGGCGTGATGGCGATTGCCGCGGTGATCGGCGCGGGCGGACTGGGCCTGCTGCTGCTCAACGGCATTGGCGGAAGCGATATTCGCATGTTGATTGCGGGCGCGCTGATGATTTGTCTTTTAGCGATTGTGCTCGACTGGCTGCTGCATCGTCTGCAGGTGGTTCTGACTCCAAAGGGGATTCGATAA
- the osmX gene encoding osmoprotectant ABC transporter substrate-binding protein OsmX — protein sequence MRLFSGLTALCAAVLFTGQAMAAPLILATKSFTEQHILSAMTVQYLQKKGFQVQPQTNIATVISRNAMINKQIDMTWEYTGTSLIIFNHINKRMSPQESYETVKRLDAKHGLVWLKPADMNNTYAFAMQRKRAEAEHINTMSEMVAKIEQIRKTNPDKNWLLGLDLEFAGRSDGMKPLQAAYRMDLDRPQIRQMDPGLVYNAVRDGFVDAGLIYTTDGRVKGFDLKVLEDDKGFFPSYAVTPVVRKDTLEANPGLEEALNTLSSQLNNDVITELNKKVDIDHQSPQQVARDFLRSKQLL from the coding sequence ATGAGACTGTTTTCCGGCCTGACGGCGCTGTGTGCCGCGGTGCTGTTCACCGGCCAGGCGATGGCGGCCCCGCTGATTCTGGCGACCAAGAGCTTTACCGAGCAGCACATTCTCTCGGCGATGACCGTGCAGTACCTGCAGAAAAAAGGTTTCCAGGTCCAGCCGCAAACCAATATCGCCACGGTGATCTCCCGCAACGCGATGATCAACAAGCAGATTGACATGACCTGGGAGTACACCGGCACGTCCTTGATCATCTTTAACCATATCAACAAGCGCATGTCGCCGCAGGAGTCTTACGAGACGGTGAAACGCCTGGACGCAAAGCACGGTCTGGTCTGGCTCAAGCCCGCCGACATGAACAACACCTACGCTTTCGCCATGCAGCGCAAGCGCGCCGAGGCGGAACACATCAACACCATGTCGGAGATGGTGGCGAAGATTGAGCAGATCCGTAAAACCAACCCGGACAAAAACTGGCTACTTGGCCTGGACCTGGAATTTGCCGGACGCAGCGACGGCATGAAGCCGCTTCAGGCGGCCTACAGGATGGATCTGGACCGCCCGCAAATCCGTCAGATGGACCCCGGTCTGGTCTATAACGCGGTGCGCGACGGCTTCGTCGACGCCGGTCTGATTTACACCACCGACGGGCGCGTGAAAGGCTTCGACCTCAAGGTGCTGGAAGACGATAAAGGCTTCTTCCCGAGCTACGCGGTGACGCCGGTGGTGCGTAAGGACACGCTGGAGGCCAACCCCGGGCTGGAAGAGGCGCTCAACACCCTCTCGTCGCAGCTCAACAACGACGTTATCACCGAGCTGAACAAGAAGGTGGATATCGACCATCAGTCACCGCAGCAGGTCGCCCGCGATTTCCTGCGTAGCAAACAGCTGCTGTAG
- the osmV gene encoding osmoprotectant ABC transporter ATP-binding protein OsmV, with the protein MIKLENLTKQFSQKHGQTFKAVDNVNLTVPEGEMCVLLGPSGCGKTTTLKMINRLITPSSGTILINGEDTSGMDTVTLRRNIGYVIQQIGLFPNMTIEENITVVPRMLGWDKALCKTRAEELMDMVAKFLNRYPREMSGGQQQRIGVIRALAADPPVLLMDEPFGAVDPINREVIQNQFLEMQRKLKKTVMLVSHDIDEALKLGDRIAVFRQGKIVQCASPDELLAKPANEFVGSFVGQDRTLKRLLLVSAGDVTDQQPTITVRGSTPLPEAFATMDDNDIRAVTVVDEHGKPLGFVKRREARNASGTCADILHPFRMTGKAEDNLRVVLSRLYESNTSWMPIVDEDGRYNGEISQDYIAEYLSSGRTRRALNIHSDS; encoded by the coding sequence ATGATAAAACTGGAAAACCTCACCAAACAATTTTCACAGAAGCACGGACAGACCTTTAAGGCCGTCGACAACGTTAACCTGACCGTGCCCGAAGGGGAAATGTGCGTCCTGCTCGGCCCGTCCGGCTGCGGAAAGACCACCACCCTGAAGATGATTAACCGCCTCATTACCCCAAGCAGCGGGACGATCCTGATCAACGGTGAAGACACCAGCGGGATGGACACCGTCACCCTGCGCCGCAACATCGGCTACGTGATCCAGCAGATTGGCCTGTTCCCGAACATGACCATCGAAGAGAACATCACCGTCGTGCCGCGCATGCTGGGCTGGGATAAAGCGCTCTGCAAAACCCGCGCCGAAGAGCTGATGGATATGGTGGCGAAGTTCCTCAACCGCTACCCGCGCGAGATGTCCGGCGGCCAGCAGCAGCGTATCGGCGTGATCCGCGCCCTGGCTGCTGATCCTCCGGTGCTGCTGATGGATGAACCCTTCGGCGCGGTGGACCCGATCAACCGCGAGGTGATCCAGAACCAGTTCCTGGAGATGCAGCGCAAGCTGAAAAAAACCGTCATGCTGGTGAGCCACGATATCGACGAAGCCCTGAAGCTCGGCGACCGTATTGCGGTGTTCCGTCAGGGGAAAATCGTGCAGTGCGCCAGCCCGGATGAACTGCTGGCGAAACCGGCGAATGAGTTTGTCGGCTCGTTTGTCGGTCAGGACCGGACGCTGAAGCGTCTGCTGCTGGTATCGGCGGGCGACGTCACCGACCAGCAGCCGACCATTACGGTGCGGGGCTCTACTCCGCTTCCCGAAGCCTTTGCGACCATGGATGATAACGACATTCGTGCCGTGACGGTGGTCGACGAGCACGGCAAGCCGCTGGGCTTTGTGAAGCGTCGCGAAGCGCGTAACGCGAGCGGTACCTGCGCCGACATCCTGCATCCGTTCCGCATGACCGGCAAAGCGGAAGACAACCTGCGCGTGGTGCTTTCACGTCTGTATGAGAGTAATACCAGCTGGATGCCGATCGTGGATGAGGACGGTCGTTACAACGGCGAGATTTCGCAGGACTATATTGCCGAGTACCTGAGCTCCGGACGCACGCGCCGGGCGCTGAATATTCATAGCGACAGCTAA
- a CDS encoding DUF1254 domain-containing protein: protein MKVHVITSAVLLALAFSQPVFAADAPLSPLMKQLNNGNWLAPDEAQTLSDELYYQDAIQAYIQTLPLLNTIGLRDGSEAAFGKGYNVLPIWKERMDSRAVVPTPNGDVIYSMSYLDLKETGPLVIKAPANVIGMFTDFFQKTITDVGAIGPDRARGGLYLLLPPDYEGPVPQGYYAFKSSTYNVFLFFRTIMGKGDGKPDPVPAVKNAETTRIYPLWDVEKEVKPMQFPDASGKRVNMMYPTDASYWQKLKAFVDYEPLTAIPEETRSALLSIGMVKGKPFAPTAKQQEMLNKAVVTAPRMILARRQVGRDDQRQLYYKDRQWETSWAGATAEWMQYGTLDANQRAAFFQIAYSSAAAMVMHTTGAGSKYPFATKDNSGKFLNGSNTYKLHLPPNPPAALFWAVTAYNITDGTMPETDQLLPSTNGYYNIPKNNDGSIDLWFGPNKPDGVEDSAFIKTVPDRNFLVALRLYGTEDGFYDQTWVPDDLVQTNK from the coding sequence ATGAAAGTTCACGTAATAACCTCTGCTGTATTACTGGCATTGGCGTTTTCTCAGCCGGTATTCGCGGCCGATGCGCCTTTATCGCCGTTGATGAAACAACTCAACAACGGCAACTGGCTGGCACCGGATGAGGCGCAGACGCTCAGCGACGAGCTGTATTATCAGGATGCTATTCAGGCATACATTCAAACCTTGCCCCTTCTGAATACCATCGGTTTGCGTGATGGCTCTGAGGCCGCGTTTGGCAAAGGATATAATGTCCTGCCGATCTGGAAAGAGCGCATGGACAGCCGCGCCGTCGTGCCGACGCCAAACGGGGATGTCATTTATTCCATGAGTTACCTGGATCTGAAAGAAACAGGTCCACTGGTGATAAAAGCACCGGCAAACGTCATCGGCATGTTCACCGATTTCTTTCAGAAAACCATTACCGACGTAGGTGCTATAGGCCCGGACCGAGCCAGAGGTGGTTTATATTTGCTGTTACCGCCTGATTATGAAGGCCCGGTGCCTCAGGGTTACTACGCATTTAAATCATCGACTTATAACGTATTCTTGTTCTTCAGGACCATAATGGGAAAAGGTGACGGTAAGCCTGACCCGGTTCCTGCGGTAAAAAATGCCGAAACGACGCGTATTTATCCGCTCTGGGATGTAGAGAAAGAGGTCAAGCCGATGCAGTTCCCGGACGCCAGCGGCAAGCGCGTCAATATGATGTATCCCACCGACGCCAGTTACTGGCAGAAACTCAAAGCCTTCGTCGATTACGAGCCTCTAACGGCGATTCCGGAGGAGACACGAAGCGCATTGTTAAGTATCGGGATGGTTAAAGGGAAACCTTTCGCGCCGACAGCGAAGCAGCAGGAAATGCTCAACAAAGCGGTCGTCACAGCGCCTCGCATGATTCTGGCTCGCCGACAGGTTGGACGTGATGACCAGCGGCAGCTTTACTACAAAGACAGGCAGTGGGAAACCTCATGGGCGGGTGCAACAGCAGAATGGATGCAATACGGCACGCTTGATGCTAACCAACGTGCAGCCTTCTTCCAGATTGCCTATTCCAGCGCGGCCGCAATGGTAATGCATACCACCGGGGCGGGGTCGAAATATCCTTTCGCGACCAAAGACAATTCCGGTAAATTCCTGAACGGCAGCAATACCTACAAACTGCATCTGCCACCAAATCCGCCAGCTGCGCTGTTCTGGGCGGTAACGGCCTACAACATCACCGATGGCACTATGCCTGAAACAGATCAGTTACTTCCTTCCACCAATGGTTACTACAACATCCCGAAAAACAATGACGGCTCAATCGATCTCTGGTTTGGCCCAAACAAACCTGACGGCGTAGAGGACAGTGCGTTTATTAAAACCGTTCCTGACCGTAATTTCCTCGTTGCCCTTCGCCTGTATGGTACAGAAGACGGTTTCTACGATCAGACTTGGGTACCTGACGATCTGGTTCAGACCAACAAATAA
- a CDS encoding YoaK family protein, whose translation MLIRLKKERTHKEDRRLALWLATSAGLLNAIALGAFGFFPSHMTGNTSQLSSEVSSTDLSDIIFFGSIILSFVAGAIIARAIVIWGIIHNVRLVFCQILFVEGILLTGVSFYEMYFHALTSNREIILFLCFLMGIHNSTSTQLSGGRVRSTHITGTLTDAGISLASVMVAMLRRDYSKDTAAQKSQLKTHLTTLFSFITGGIAGLLLFRWIGFNAMLALGLMLAVVAIVSIITVSTRVRRVRASL comes from the coding sequence TTGCTGATTAGGCTCAAGAAAGAACGAACGCATAAGGAGGATCGCCGGCTTGCTCTCTGGCTGGCGACCTCGGCAGGTTTACTAAACGCCATCGCCCTCGGGGCATTTGGTTTTTTCCCCTCACACATGACCGGCAACACCTCACAGTTATCCAGCGAAGTTTCTTCCACCGACCTGAGCGATATTATTTTCTTCGGCTCGATTATTCTCTCTTTTGTCGCAGGCGCCATTATTGCGCGCGCGATCGTGATATGGGGGATTATCCATAACGTCAGGCTGGTTTTTTGCCAGATCCTGTTTGTCGAGGGGATATTACTGACCGGCGTCTCTTTCTACGAAATGTATTTTCATGCCCTCACCAGCAACCGCGAGATAATTCTTTTTCTCTGCTTTCTGATGGGCATTCATAATTCTACCTCCACGCAGCTTTCCGGCGGACGGGTAAGATCGACGCACATTACCGGCACGCTGACGGACGCCGGGATCTCCCTGGCCTCGGTAATGGTGGCGATGCTGCGCAGGGATTACTCCAAAGATACGGCGGCGCAAAAAAGCCAGCTAAAAACCCACTTAACCACCCTGTTCTCGTTCATTACTGGCGGTATTGCGGGGCTGCTGCTGTTCAGATGGATCGGGTTTAACGCCATGCTGGCGCTCGGGTTGATGCTCGCCGTGGTCGCTATCGTTTCAATTATCACCGTCTCGACGCGGGTTCGACGGGTTCGTGCCTCTCTCTGA
- the osmY gene encoding osmoprotectant ABC transporter permease OsmY — protein sequence MHPLLKRSLLFVGAIIVVLALLVWGIGMETIKARQVDLVYLGQQHMILVFSSMFFALLVGIPAGILLSRPAARGIAEYVMQIFNVGNTLPPLAVLALAMVVIGIGDTPAIIALFLASLLPIVRNTYAGLCSVPSSLLEAANGIGMTKWQRLRQVELPAAWPVMLSGIRIATAINVGTAPLAFLIGASSYGELIFPGIYLNDFPTLILGAAATALFALILDTLLAALGRAMSPHLAR from the coding sequence ATGCACCCATTACTCAAACGTTCGCTGCTGTTTGTCGGCGCCATTATCGTGGTCCTCGCCCTCCTCGTCTGGGGTATCGGGATGGAGACGATTAAGGCGCGCCAGGTTGACCTGGTTTATCTCGGGCAACAGCACATGATTCTGGTTTTCTCATCGATGTTTTTTGCCCTGCTGGTGGGTATTCCAGCCGGTATTCTGCTGAGCCGCCCGGCCGCGCGGGGTATCGCCGAATATGTGATGCAAATCTTCAACGTCGGCAACACGCTGCCGCCGCTGGCCGTGCTGGCGCTGGCGATGGTGGTGATTGGCATTGGCGATACGCCCGCCATCATCGCCCTGTTCCTCGCCTCGCTGCTGCCGATCGTGCGCAATACCTACGCCGGGCTGTGCTCGGTCCCGTCGTCGCTGCTGGAAGCGGCAAACGGCATCGGGATGACCAAATGGCAGCGTCTGCGCCAGGTAGAGCTGCCTGCCGCCTGGCCGGTGATGCTCTCGGGGATCCGCATCGCCACCGCCATAAACGTCGGTACCGCACCGCTGGCGTTCCTGATCGGTGCCAGCAGCTACGGCGAACTGATTTTCCCCGGCATTTACCTGAACGATTTCCCGACCCTGATCCTCGGCGCGGCGGCCACCGCCCTGTTCGCCCTGATCCTCGATACCCTGCTGGCGGCGCTGGGTCGCGCGATGAGTCCCCATCTCGCTCGATAA
- a CDS encoding YybH family protein, translating to MTPHPLRQVIESCDRAITTKNYDALMEYYADDAALVVKPGMTVNGKENIRSAFIAISDYFQDQLIVEQGEMQVIEGGGNALVIMETVLRFPDGQCGITKMSRRATYVFRQESDGRWLCTIDNSYGTSLLDTGNRSR from the coding sequence ATGACTCCACATCCACTACGCCAGGTCATTGAATCCTGCGATCGCGCCATCACCACCAAAAACTATGACGCCCTGATGGAGTACTACGCCGACGACGCGGCTCTGGTGGTCAAGCCCGGCATGACGGTTAACGGAAAAGAAAATATTCGCAGCGCGTTCATTGCCATTTCTGATTATTTCCAGGACCAATTGATTGTGGAACAAGGAGAGATGCAGGTGATCGAAGGTGGCGGCAATGCCCTCGTTATCATGGAAACCGTTCTGCGTTTTCCTGATGGTCAGTGTGGAATAACAAAAATGTCGCGCCGCGCGACCTATGTTTTTCGACAGGAAAGCGACGGTCGCTGGCTTTGCACCATCGACAACTCCTACGGTACGTCGCTTCTGGATACCGGGAACCGATCGCGTTAA
- a CDS encoding glutathione S-transferase family protein gives MIGILGKTTSINVRKVLWTCEEAGIAYRQEDYGSGFASTETDAFRALNPNAMVPVLIDGDFVLWESNSICRYLARKAERHDLLPQEPQACANVERWMDWQATEFNNAWRYVFPALGRKNPDFNDPERIAAGIKEWNHCITILENQLQRTGAFAAGETFTLADVVLGLSVNRWKMTPFDKPDVPAIEAWFERLNQRPAFLRHGNNGMI, from the coding sequence ATGATCGGCATCCTCGGTAAAACCACCTCCATCAACGTTCGTAAAGTGCTCTGGACCTGCGAAGAAGCGGGCATCGCCTACCGGCAGGAAGATTACGGCAGCGGTTTTGCCTCGACGGAAACAGATGCCTTTCGCGCCCTCAACCCTAACGCCATGGTGCCGGTGCTGATTGATGGCGATTTCGTGCTGTGGGAGTCCAATTCCATCTGCCGTTATCTGGCGCGCAAGGCCGAACGTCACGATCTGCTGCCCCAAGAACCGCAGGCCTGCGCCAACGTTGAGCGCTGGATGGACTGGCAGGCCACTGAATTTAACAACGCCTGGCGCTATGTCTTCCCGGCGCTGGGGCGTAAAAACCCGGACTTTAACGACCCTGAGCGCATTGCGGCAGGAATCAAGGAGTGGAACCACTGCATCACCATTCTGGAAAACCAGCTGCAGCGCACCGGCGCATTTGCGGCGGGCGAGACGTTTACCCTTGCGGATGTCGTGCTTGGGCTGTCGGTGAATCGCTGGAAGATGACGCCGTTTGATAAGCCCGACGTGCCCGCGATTGAGGCCTGGTTTGAACGTCTTAACCAGCGCCCGGCTTTTTTGCGTCACGGCAATAACGGCATGATTTAA
- a CDS encoding mechanosensitive ion channel family protein, whose translation MNKRVLTFLTCIISLLVFSTFAAEPRQEPTEQEKARTLYIFHTPIVMLQAKFGLTTPEERVLRIRNTLRNFTQADVREPIKIVAVTRYNQQGKLFVMNGKPLMLLRQADLDEGDDLTLDQAAQRVLTRMEAQRKALHDQYDTGWLVLATVKTVVGLAAFVLLAWVAWRSWRRVKRYCRRLIAENRGWIPKNWRRYLGPVEARLYALLMILLGILAFYVWLSWAFSLFPWTRVWATSLGDWSLRVVRQIFLSIVSALPGLLIVLIIFIITATILKLLKIVLNQVEAGRLHFPGLHPETVGATRKLLSVVVWLFALSAAYPFLPGANSLAFKGISVFFGLMLTLGSAGVMNHAMSGLVLIYSRALRKGDVIRVADNEGKVSEIGMLATKIITRENYVVTVPNAVVVSGKITNLSAQNNDGSLNLTVSVTIGYDTPWRLHAMLELAAKRTACVDLTTAPLVRQLALMDWYIAYELQVRLLPEQSLAIARNALFSNIQDVFNEFNVQIMSPNFVMQPEGSVMVARENWYPAPAVAPEREK comes from the coding sequence ATGAATAAGAGAGTGCTTACTTTTTTAACGTGTATCATATCCCTTTTAGTGTTTAGTACCTTTGCTGCTGAACCCCGACAGGAACCGACGGAGCAGGAGAAAGCACGCACGCTCTATATCTTCCATACCCCCATCGTGATGCTTCAGGCTAAGTTCGGCCTGACAACGCCAGAAGAACGCGTTTTACGCATCCGCAATACGCTGCGTAATTTTACTCAGGCAGATGTCCGCGAACCGATTAAAATTGTCGCCGTCACACGTTATAACCAGCAGGGCAAACTTTTCGTGATGAATGGCAAGCCGCTAATGCTGCTGAGGCAGGCGGATCTTGATGAAGGTGACGACCTGACGCTGGATCAGGCCGCGCAACGCGTGCTTACGCGAATGGAGGCGCAACGTAAAGCGCTTCACGATCAATATGACACCGGATGGCTTGTGCTTGCCACAGTGAAAACTGTGGTGGGGCTGGCGGCCTTTGTATTGCTTGCCTGGGTCGCGTGGCGTTCCTGGCGTAGGGTGAAGCGATATTGTCGCCGTCTGATCGCTGAAAATCGAGGATGGATCCCAAAAAACTGGCGACGTTATCTCGGCCCTGTAGAAGCCCGCTTGTACGCCTTGCTAATGATATTGCTGGGCATATTAGCTTTCTATGTATGGCTTAGCTGGGCGTTTAGCCTATTTCCCTGGACGCGGGTTTGGGCGACATCGTTGGGTGACTGGTCTCTGCGCGTCGTTCGTCAGATTTTCTTATCCATCGTCTCAGCTTTACCGGGTTTGCTGATCGTTCTCATTATTTTCATCATCACGGCCACTATACTTAAATTATTGAAGATAGTACTCAATCAGGTAGAAGCGGGGCGGTTACATTTTCCGGGACTGCATCCTGAAACCGTCGGAGCAACCAGAAAACTGCTCTCTGTTGTTGTGTGGTTATTTGCTCTTTCTGCAGCCTACCCGTTTCTTCCCGGCGCAAATTCACTGGCCTTTAAGGGCATAAGCGTCTTCTTTGGTCTGATGCTGACGTTGGGATCTGCCGGCGTGATGAATCACGCCATGAGCGGTCTCGTACTGATTTATTCGCGCGCTCTGCGCAAAGGTGACGTCATCCGGGTCGCGGACAACGAAGGGAAGGTGAGTGAAATCGGTATGCTCGCCACCAAAATTATCACGCGTGAAAACTATGTCGTTACCGTACCCAATGCTGTCGTGGTGAGTGGCAAGATAACAAACCTCAGCGCACAAAATAATGATGGCAGCCTCAATCTAACCGTAAGCGTCACCATTGGCTACGACACACCCTGGCGACTTCATGCCATGCTTGAGCTCGCCGCAAAGCGGACAGCGTGTGTGGATCTTACGACCGCGCCGCTTGTGCGTCAGCTGGCACTTATGGACTGGTATATAGCCTATGAGCTTCAGGTCAGGCTGCTACCCGAGCAGTCACTGGCTATCGCGCGCAATGCGCTGTTCAGCAATATTCAGGATGTCTTTAACGAATTTAATGTGCAGATCATGTCGCCAAACTTTGTTATGCAGCCAGAAGGAAGCGTCATGGTCGCTAGAGAGAACTGGTATCCCGCTCCGGCAGTCGCACCTGAACGGGAAAAATAG
- a CDS encoding DUF1254 domain-containing protein, whose amino-acid sequence MNKRYLPLFVALTLSAGVHAQSAPLTIPHPTKFDQLTQPSADVTMPESYVKAIAQQAYIWGWPMVNQFNRRETIAKAPYPALNGGMVPVAPMGQLSMLTDYIKPEETFVTCPNQDVAYGLGFFELDKEPIVIQVPDFGERFWVYAIYDARTNQIGNVGKPYGTKPGFYLLVGPNWKGETPKGIEGVIRSSTEMANVIPRVQMDDTPEDRKAIQAPIKEIMTYPLSQFDRKMKSFEYSKIPAIGDKPDASAGETRWVVPEKFFDQFANVLDKVPPLPGEEAMYAQYRHLVEAGKKNPDVRKWMDEAAIETDKTVIADFFKWKNNGVPAGNGWNRSKNNAEFGVDYYNRTGTSKSNMFDNKQNETQYFYTDNDAAGGQLSGDHDYTITFAKGELPPVKGFWSLTLYNSKHLFSPNELNRFSLGTKNKNLKYNEDGSLTLYVSKTRPSDDKVNNWLPAPEGNLSLYIRAYWGEQPILDGTWQPPKIETVK is encoded by the coding sequence ATGAATAAACGTTACCTCCCTCTCTTTGTTGCGCTGACACTTAGCGCAGGCGTACATGCACAAAGTGCACCGTTGACCATCCCACATCCAACCAAGTTTGATCAGCTAACTCAACCATCTGCTGATGTAACGATGCCTGAAAGTTATGTTAAAGCAATTGCACAGCAGGCCTACATCTGGGGCTGGCCAATGGTGAACCAGTTCAACCGTCGGGAAACTATCGCCAAAGCGCCCTATCCCGCGCTTAATGGTGGAATGGTCCCCGTCGCGCCAATGGGTCAACTCAGCATGCTGACAGACTACATTAAGCCTGAAGAAACCTTCGTTACCTGCCCCAATCAGGATGTTGCATATGGCCTGGGCTTCTTCGAGTTAGATAAAGAGCCCATAGTCATCCAGGTACCGGATTTTGGCGAGCGTTTCTGGGTTTATGCTATCTATGATGCCCGCACGAACCAGATTGGTAATGTCGGTAAGCCTTACGGCACGAAGCCAGGATTCTATTTATTAGTCGGGCCGAACTGGAAAGGCGAAACGCCGAAGGGTATTGAAGGGGTCATTCGTTCCTCAACAGAAATGGCTAACGTTATTCCACGCGTACAGATGGATGATACGCCGGAAGACCGCAAAGCCATTCAGGCTCCAATTAAGGAAATCATGACCTACCCGCTAAGCCAGTTTGACCGAAAAATGAAATCCTTTGAATATTCAAAAATTCCGGCCATTGGTGATAAACCTGATGCCAGCGCGGGCGAGACGCGCTGGGTGGTGCCAGAGAAGTTCTTTGACCAGTTTGCAAATGTGCTGGATAAAGTGCCACCTCTGCCTGGTGAAGAGGCAATGTACGCTCAGTACCGCCACCTGGTCGAAGCCGGGAAGAAAAACCCTGACGTTCGCAAATGGATGGATGAAGCGGCGATTGAGACGGATAAAACGGTAATTGCAGACTTCTTTAAATGGAAAAATAACGGGGTGCCCGCCGGTAATGGCTGGAACCGTTCTAAAAATAACGCCGAGTTCGGTGTCGATTATTACAACCGCACAGGCACTTCTAAATCGAATATGTTCGATAACAAACAGAACGAAACCCAATATTTTTACACCGACAATGATGCCGCTGGTGGGCAGTTATCTGGCGACCATGACTACACGATTACGTTCGCCAAAGGTGAGCTTCCTCCTGTAAAAGGATTCTGGTCACTTACGCTCTACAACAGCAAGCATCTGTTTAGCCCAAATGAACTGAATCGTTTTTCACTTGGGACGAAAAATAAAAATCTGAAGTACAACGAGGATGGCTCGCTAACGCTCTATGTCAGCAAAACCCGCCCTTCTGACGATAAGGTTAATAACTGGCTCCCCGCCCCCGAAGGAAACCTGTCACTCTATATTCGAGCTTACTGGGGTGAACAACCTATTCTGGATGGCACCTGGCAGCCACCGAAAATTGAAACGGTGAAATAA